In Candidatus Neomarinimicrobiota bacterium, a single window of DNA contains:
- a CDS encoding sulfite exporter TauE/SafE family protein produces MDIVIVTLVSLIASGLTLFSGFGLGSILMPVMLLFFPVEVAVAATALVHLANNFFKFALFGRFRRNDVLIKFAVPAVVFAAVGAWLLTVMSQFKPAFSYNLLARNQDVEVIKIIVAALITFFALLEVVPRLRNLEFNPKLLPVGGMVSGLLGGLSGHQGAMRSAFLAKTGLTKEQFIGTGVTIACLVDLTRLAVYGVHITQIGLRNVPLIIAACCAAFLGVMAGKSLVEKVTMAHIQKLVAFGLIILSLALGSGII; encoded by the coding sequence TTGGATATTGTAATCGTCACCCTGGTTTCCCTGATCGCCTCCGGTCTAACCCTTTTCTCAGGTTTTGGACTGGGTTCCATCTTGATGCCCGTCATGCTGCTGTTTTTCCCCGTGGAAGTTGCAGTCGCCGCTACCGCCCTCGTCCATCTCGCAAATAACTTCTTTAAGTTTGCCCTTTTCGGGAGATTTCGGCGCAACGACGTCCTCATCAAATTCGCCGTGCCGGCAGTGGTTTTTGCTGCCGTGGGAGCCTGGCTGCTCACCGTGATGTCACAGTTCAAACCAGCCTTTTCATATAATTTGCTCGCGAGAAATCAAGACGTGGAGGTAATCAAGATCATCGTCGCCGCATTAATCACCTTTTTCGCTCTTTTGGAAGTAGTGCCCCGGCTGAGAAATCTGGAGTTCAATCCCAAACTCCTCCCTGTGGGCGGCATGGTCAGCGGTCTGCTGGGGGGACTTTCTGGACACCAGGGTGCAATGCGGAGCGCCTTTCTCGCCAAAACCGGACTGACAAAAGAACAGTTCATCGGCACCGGTGTAACCATCGCGTGCCTGGTAGACCTGACGCGACTTGCGGTATACGGCGTGCACATAACTCAGATCGGTCTCAGAAACGTACCCCTTATAATTGCGGCATGCTGCGCCGCCTTCCTCGGAGTGATGGCCGGAAAAAGCCTGGTGGAAAAAGTGACAATGGCCCATATTCAAAAACTGGTGGCTTTTGGACTCATCATACTCTCCCTGGCGCTGGGAAGTGGCATCATCTAA
- a CDS encoding GNAT family N-acetyltransferase → MIRIRKATKEDQNTIVEFSLAMARETEDKNLDTHRLMRGVARVFTSPGKGLYLIAEVEGTIAGQLLITSEWSDWRNAEFWWIQSVYVHPEFRRRGVYRSLHNETLKRAREEGNVCGFRLYVHGENSLAQQAYGRLGMKISQYMLMECEPPFTMEGAN, encoded by the coding sequence ATGATCAGAATACGAAAGGCGACAAAAGAGGATCAGAACACAATCGTTGAGTTTTCCCTGGCGATGGCGAGGGAAACGGAAGACAAAAACCTGGACACTCACAGATTGATGCGGGGAGTGGCCCGGGTTTTCACTTCACCCGGAAAGGGCCTCTATCTGATAGCCGAGGTAGAGGGAACTATCGCAGGGCAACTTCTGATTACGTCCGAATGGAGCGACTGGCGTAACGCCGAGTTCTGGTGGATACAGAGCGTATATGTGCACCCTGAGTTCCGAAGACGGGGAGTGTATCGTTCTCTCCATAATGAGACCTTGAAACGGGCCCGGGAAGAGGGGAATGTCTGTGGCTTCCGTCTGTACGTCCATGGGGAAAACAGCCTGGCCCAGCAAGCATACGGTAGGCTCGGGATGAAAATATCTCAATACATGCTCATGGAATGTGAGCCGCCGTTCACAATGGAGGGGGCAAACTAG